A region of Synergistaceae bacterium DNA encodes the following proteins:
- a CDS encoding thiamine pyrophosphate-binding protein yields MQKDLVAYQLVKFLEARGVEKIFGLCGHTVIGFLDALKESKIQYISVRHEQIAAHAADGYARGKGCKVPGVVMTHLGPGLTNATTGVAEAGLNSIPMVVIAGDVPTYYFGRHPHQEVNIHADASQYEIYRPFVKRSWRV; encoded by the coding sequence ATGCAGAAAGATCTAGTTGCGTATCAGCTTGTTAAGTTTCTTGAAGCTCGCGGTGTTGAGAAAATTTTTGGGCTCTGCGGACACACGGTTATTGGATTTCTCGATGCACTGAAAGAGAGCAAAATTCAGTACATATCTGTGAGGCACGAACAGATCGCTGCGCACGCTGCAGATGGATATGCCCGCGGAAAGGGCTGCAAGGTCCCGGGAGTTGTGATGACACACCTAGGGCCCGGGCTGACAAACGCGACAACTGGAGTTGCGGAGGCCGGCCTTAATTCGATCCCGATGGTAGTTATCGCAGGGGACGTTCCTACATACTACTTTGGGCGGCACCCTCACCAGGAAGTCAACATACACGCGGACGCGAGCCAGTATGAGATATATCGCCCGTTCGTTAAGCGCTCATGGCGCGT
- a CDS encoding shikimate dehydrogenase has translation MNNTFRIISLKTKKAGLIGDPLGHSASAAMHGAAYYQMGLDAIYIPMEIPADRVDLAVKSLELLNFMGCNVTLPHKQTVLPLMDELDESAQSCGAVNTILFRGGRKIGYNTDGSGFVRAIKEKAGFDPKGKKCLVIGAGGAARGVTFALAMAGTKEFIILNRAEEIEMAERLSADMNSCCPGISAASVLSHEAVAEALKQADFVLHATPLGMTPHEDTVAFDTSLLKPGHAVFDVVYNPRETRLLREAAARGCKTLGGLWMLVYQGIEAIRIWTGKDAPADVMAEAAEKFLTELKC, from the coding sequence CTCAAAACAAAAAAAGCAGGGCTCATCGGCGACCCTCTGGGGCATTCTGCCTCTGCTGCAATGCACGGCGCCGCGTATTACCAAATGGGGCTCGATGCAATTTATATTCCCATGGAAATTCCTGCAGACAGGGTCGATCTTGCAGTCAAGAGCCTGGAACTGCTGAATTTTATGGGATGCAATGTTACTCTTCCGCATAAACAGACCGTACTGCCGCTTATGGATGAGCTGGATGAATCAGCGCAGAGTTGTGGGGCTGTCAATACCATACTCTTCAGAGGTGGCAGAAAAATCGGATATAACACTGATGGTTCGGGTTTCGTGCGTGCCATAAAGGAAAAAGCGGGTTTTGATCCTAAAGGCAAAAAGTGTCTTGTCATTGGCGCCGGCGGAGCCGCAAGAGGCGTAACTTTTGCCCTTGCGATGGCCGGAACGAAGGAGTTTATAATACTTAATCGTGCAGAGGAAATTGAAATGGCGGAAAGACTTTCGGCAGATATGAATTCGTGCTGTCCAGGAATCTCTGCTGCGTCTGTGCTTAGCCATGAAGCCGTAGCTGAGGCGCTGAAACAGGCAGATTTTGTACTCCATGCCACTCCTTTGGGAATGACTCCGCATGAGGACACGGTCGCCTTTGATACATCCCTTCTTAAGCCAGGCCATGCAGTCTTTGACGTTGTATACAACCCCAGAGAGACGCGCCTTCTTCGTGAGGCGGCGGCACGCGGATGCAAAACGCTTGGCGGTTTATGGATGCTTGTTTACCAGGGAATAGAGGCAATCAGGATCTGGACTGGGAAAGATGCACCTGCTGATGTAATGGCCGAGGCTGCGGAAAAATTTCTCACCGAACTGAAATGCTGA